The following are encoded together in the Thermus filiformis genome:
- a CDS encoding polyphosphate kinase, translating to MKHPVSILPELSWLRFNRRVLLQTERPDFPLLERLRFVAIWAKNMDEFFTARIAKPFLKDRQGPGYRALLQEARLQKGLARARYSVLLEELRPKGLEVLRAEDLDEEEKVYFGVYLAEVAVPRTDLLDWAQAGDLTSGALYFASERHLVRLPQDLPRLLPVPGREGAFVRLGELFRLRSDLVLPEPGPLYEFRALRLLESEQARVDWDDLPQVLEGRMEGAFTHLEAEEGFPAPWLARLREALGLSEEEVHLQAPPLDLSLAEALVEAGPAGLRFPPLRPERPKVFLKAPLARLSRKDLLLYHPFQDYRAVERFAEAAWDPGVEEVWATLYRIGPQNPLAEALIAAARMGKRVHVLLEARARFDELLNLAWYLRFRRAGVKVVPLPERKVHAKALLLLGREGGFAHLGTGNYNPQNGARYTDFSYFTARKEVVEDLRRFFLALSEGKEPELSLLYTGPRIRALLLERIRAEAHPEGRVILKFNHLTDPEVLEALQEAAKKGARVQLIVRSTLTLLHPLLEARSLVGRFLEHARAAAFRDGGRWRVYLGSADAMPRNFDRRYELFFPVLDEEARKEVLRVLKRQLKDDRNTFLLTPEGEVRLWGGRHDAQSW from the coding sequence ATGAAGCATCCCGTGTCCATCCTACCCGAGCTCTCCTGGCTCCGCTTCAACCGCCGGGTCCTCCTCCAGACGGAGCGCCCCGACTTCCCCCTTTTAGAGCGGCTCCGCTTCGTGGCCATCTGGGCCAAGAACATGGACGAGTTCTTTACCGCCCGGATCGCCAAGCCCTTCCTGAAGGACCGCCAGGGCCCCGGCTACCGGGCCCTTCTCCAGGAGGCGAGGCTCCAAAAGGGGCTGGCCCGGGCCCGGTACAGCGTCCTTTTGGAGGAGCTCCGGCCCAAGGGCCTCGAGGTCCTGAGGGCGGAGGACTTGGACGAGGAGGAGAAGGTCTACTTCGGGGTCTACCTGGCCGAGGTGGCCGTCCCCCGCACCGACCTTTTGGACTGGGCCCAGGCGGGCGACCTGACGAGCGGGGCCCTCTACTTCGCCTCTGAACGCCACCTGGTCCGCCTCCCCCAGGACCTGCCCCGCCTCCTGCCGGTGCCCGGCCGGGAGGGGGCCTTCGTGCGGCTGGGGGAGCTTTTCCGCCTCCGTTCGGACCTGGTCCTTCCCGAGCCCGGCCCCCTGTACGAGTTCCGCGCCCTGAGGCTTTTGGAGAGCGAGCAGGCCCGGGTGGACTGGGACGACCTCCCCCAGGTCCTGGAGGGGCGGATGGAGGGGGCCTTCACCCACCTCGAGGCCGAGGAGGGCTTCCCCGCCCCTTGGCTCGCCCGGCTCCGGGAGGCCCTGGGGCTTTCGGAGGAGGAGGTCCACCTCCAGGCCCCCCCCTTGGACCTGAGCCTGGCGGAGGCCCTGGTGGAGGCGGGGCCGGCCGGACTCCGCTTTCCCCCCCTGCGCCCGGAGCGGCCCAAGGTCTTCCTGAAGGCCCCCCTGGCCCGGCTTTCCCGCAAGGACCTCCTCCTTTACCACCCCTTCCAGGACTACCGGGCGGTGGAGCGGTTCGCCGAGGCCGCCTGGGACCCGGGCGTGGAGGAGGTCTGGGCTACCCTCTACCGGATCGGTCCGCAGAACCCCCTGGCCGAGGCCCTGATTGCGGCCGCCCGGATGGGCAAGCGGGTGCACGTCCTCCTCGAGGCCCGGGCCCGGTTTGACGAGCTCTTGAACCTGGCCTGGTACCTCCGCTTCCGCCGCGCGGGGGTGAAGGTGGTGCCCTTGCCCGAGCGGAAGGTCCACGCCAAAGCCCTGCTCCTTTTGGGCCGGGAAGGGGGGTTCGCCCACCTGGGCACGGGCAACTACAACCCGCAAAACGGGGCCCGGTACACCGACTTCTCCTACTTCACCGCCCGCAAGGAGGTGGTGGAGGACCTGAGGCGCTTCTTCCTAGCCCTTTCAGAGGGAAAGGAGCCGGAGCTTTCCCTCCTTTACACCGGCCCCCGCATCCGGGCCCTCCTTTTGGAGCGCATCCGGGCCGAGGCCCACCCCGAGGGCCGGGTCATCCTCAAGTTCAACCACCTGACCGACCCCGAGGTCCTGGAAGCTCTCCAGGAGGCCGCAAAGAAGGGGGCCCGGGTCCAGCTCATCGTGCGCAGCACCCTGACCCTCCTCCACCCCCTTCTGGAGGCCCGGAGCCTGGTGGGCCGCTTCCTGGAGCACGCCCGGGCGGCCGCCTTCCGGGACGGGGGAAGGTGGCGGGTCTACCTGGGGAGCGCGGACGCCATGCCCCGGAACTTTGACCGCCGCTACGAGCTCTTCTTCCCGGTCCTGGACGAGGAGGCCCGCAAGGAGGTCCTCCGGGTCCTCAAGCGCCAGCTTAAGGACGACCGGAACACCTTCCTCCTCACCCCGGAAGGGGAGGTCCGGCTCTGGGGGGGCCGCCACGACGCCCAGTCCTGGTGA
- a CDS encoding S8 family peptidase, translating into MKRLLFPVLLGGLALLLTACPLTPPPPPPPPPSSGCTPTPTGQALALAASLEAPAGLGDFFAPHVPGELLVLPGGVLPQSLTARVQGVRPLALLENGFLHVQVPEGQEKAKAEALLRAGARFVQPNYLYFPLGTPNDPLYSPYQRDLLQLMGLEAAWDRVTGDPQLILAVVDTGYLPHEDMDSRWYRPPGQKLDLADDDFDPTDDIPSSKNHGHGLAVASVLGAATDNSLGIAGVTWSGRVLPLKVARSGDGEITYTALDAALQKAKDLGARVVNLSLGGPATDSALGVTLSNLRSSGVVVVAAAGNDGAEGILYPARDPSVIAVGSVDGAKRKSSFSNCGPELDLVAPGEGVQVAFKSGGYGSASGTSFASPMVAGVAALYMSRYFSLRGVWPSPDQVLTCLTSTAEDLGPPGHDTGYGFGLVRADRVMTDTTYCFP; encoded by the coding sequence ATGAAGCGGCTCCTCTTTCCTGTCCTTTTGGGGGGGCTCGCCCTCCTCCTCACCGCCTGCCCCCTCACCCCGCCCCCTCCTCCTCCGCCCCCGCCTTCTTCCGGCTGCACCCCCACGCCCACGGGCCAGGCCCTGGCCCTCGCCGCCTCGCTCGAGGCGCCCGCGGGGCTTGGCGACTTCTTTGCCCCCCACGTTCCGGGCGAGCTCCTTGTCCTCCCCGGGGGCGTTCTTCCCCAAAGCCTCACCGCGAGGGTCCAGGGGGTGAGGCCCCTGGCCCTTTTGGAAAACGGCTTCCTGCACGTGCAGGTCCCCGAGGGCCAGGAGAAGGCCAAGGCAGAGGCCCTCCTCCGGGCGGGGGCCCGCTTCGTCCAGCCCAACTATCTCTACTTCCCCCTAGGGACTCCTAATGATCCTCTTTACAGCCCTTATCAAAGGGACCTGCTCCAACTTATGGGATTGGAGGCCGCTTGGGACCGGGTAACGGGAGATCCCCAGCTCATCCTGGCCGTCGTGGACACGGGCTACCTTCCCCATGAAGATATGGACAGCCGCTGGTACCGGCCTCCTGGCCAGAAGCTGGATCTGGCAGACGACGATTTTGATCCGACGGATGACATACCCTCCTCAAAGAATCACGGCCATGGCTTAGCGGTGGCTTCGGTGCTTGGGGCGGCCACCGACAACAGCCTGGGTATAGCCGGGGTCACTTGGTCGGGCCGGGTCCTGCCTCTTAAAGTGGCCCGCTCTGGCGATGGTGAGATCACTTACACAGCCCTGGATGCCGCTTTGCAGAAGGCCAAAGACCTTGGAGCCAGGGTGGTGAACCTCTCCTTGGGGGGGCCTGCTACCGATTCGGCCTTGGGGGTCACTTTGAGCAATCTCCGGAGTTCCGGTGTGGTGGTGGTGGCCGCGGCGGGGAACGACGGGGCGGAAGGCATACTCTACCCGGCCCGGGACCCCTCTGTCATCGCCGTGGGCTCTGTGGATGGCGCCAAGCGCAAGTCCTCCTTCTCCAACTGCGGCCCCGAGTTGGACCTGGTGGCCCCAGGAGAGGGCGTGCAGGTGGCTTTTAAAAGCGGAGGCTACGGGTCGGCAAGCGGGACCTCTTTTGCCAGTCCGATGGTGGCGGGGGTGGCGGCCCTTTACATGAGCCGCTACTTTTCCTTGCGAGGGGTGTGGCCTAGCCCGGACCAGGTCTTGACCTGTCTTACGAGCACGGCAGAGGACCTGGGTCCTCCGGGGCACGACACGGGCTACGGCTTCGGTCTGGTGCGGGCCGACCGGGTGATGACGGACACCACCTACTGCTTCCCCTAG
- a CDS encoding SLAC1 family transporter: MKAGLLSRRDVRFFNPGWFAATMGGSGFALVLFGAGLKELASWIMGLTAFIFLLTLLLWGTKLLLHPGQVWRDYHHPLLSQMQATFPLAFLLLGLGVDVVWGMRGLALGLALLGAVLVLLNSVLTGFLIFTRLRLPFEEANGTWFIPPVSALVVPMALAPMLKGLPWADEAYPFLWVFFGLGFVLFLWVGSTLFSRMYAHDRPAFQLLPSLWIALAPVGVGVLALEALLRAGSLDFAGAFYLEAAFWGLGAWWFLLALGVLLEDLFRHPASLWLRQAAQPGVWGLVFPLAAFTRATQHLAQALKSQAFALLAGGLLLLLTLFYLYALWGLARAFLKGEALMPPPGAKTGP; the protein is encoded by the coding sequence ATGAAGGCGGGTCTTTTGTCCCGACGGGATGTGCGCTTTTTCAACCCCGGCTGGTTCGCGGCCACCATGGGCGGCTCCGGCTTTGCCTTGGTTCTCTTTGGAGCAGGTTTGAAGGAGCTAGCCTCTTGGATTATGGGCCTCACCGCTTTCATCTTCCTCCTCACCCTCCTCCTCTGGGGGACGAAGCTCCTCCTCCACCCCGGCCAAGTCTGGCGGGACTACCACCACCCCCTTCTGTCCCAGATGCAGGCCACCTTTCCCCTGGCCTTCCTCCTCCTGGGCCTGGGGGTGGACGTGGTTTGGGGGATGCGGGGGCTGGCTTTGGGCCTGGCCCTCTTGGGGGCGGTTTTGGTCCTTTTGAACAGCGTCCTCACCGGCTTCCTCATCTTCACCCGGCTACGCCTGCCCTTTGAGGAGGCGAACGGCACCTGGTTCATCCCCCCCGTCTCCGCCCTGGTGGTGCCCATGGCCCTGGCCCCCATGCTTAAGGGCCTCCCCTGGGCCGATGAGGCCTACCCCTTCTTGTGGGTTTTCTTCGGGCTGGGCTTCGTCCTTTTCCTCTGGGTGGGGAGTACCCTCTTCAGCCGGATGTACGCCCACGACCGGCCCGCCTTCCAGCTTCTGCCCAGCCTCTGGATCGCCCTGGCCCCGGTGGGGGTGGGGGTCCTGGCCCTGGAGGCCCTCCTCCGGGCGGGGAGCTTGGACTTCGCGGGGGCTTTTTACCTCGAGGCCGCCTTTTGGGGGCTTGGGGCCTGGTGGTTCCTCCTGGCCCTGGGCGTGCTTCTGGAGGACCTTTTCCGGCACCCCGCCTCCCTTTGGCTCCGCCAGGCCGCCCAGCCCGGGGTCTGGGGCCTGGTCTTCCCCCTGGCCGCCTTCACCCGGGCCACCCAGCACCTGGCCCAGGCTTTGAAGAGCCAGGCCTTCGCCCTCCTCGCCGGGGGGCTTCTCCTTCTTCTGACCCTCTTCTATCTCTACGCCCTCTGGGGCCTCGCCCGGGCCTTCCTCAAGGGGGAGGCCCTGATGCCGCCTCCTGGAGCCAAGACGGGGCCCTAG
- the sixA gene encoding phosphohistidine phosphatase SixA → MELYLIRHAHALPGEPDEERPLSEKGRRAFARVVRGLGALGVRLDRVYTSPWRRAKETADLLRPLAGAVEETPLLAAFPSPALLEALKEKRVALVGHEPWLSALAAWLVLGAPLEGRLRMKKGGVALLRGRPRPGGMVLLGLYPPSLLEALGKGEEEEGQKA, encoded by the coding sequence ATGGAGCTTTACCTGATCCGCCACGCCCACGCCCTTCCCGGCGAGCCGGACGAGGAGCGGCCCCTGAGCGAGAAGGGGAGGCGGGCCTTCGCCCGGGTGGTGCGGGGCCTGGGGGCTTTGGGGGTGCGGCTGGACCGCGTCTACACCAGCCCCTGGCGAAGGGCAAAGGAGACGGCGGACCTCCTCCGGCCCCTGGCCGGCGCGGTGGAGGAGACCCCCCTCCTGGCCGCCTTCCCCTCGCCCGCCCTCCTAGAGGCCCTTAAGGAGAAGCGGGTGGCCCTGGTGGGGCACGAGCCCTGGCTTTCCGCCCTGGCCGCCTGGCTGGTCCTGGGGGCTCCTCTGGAGGGGCGCCTGCGGATGAAGAAGGGCGGGGTGGCCCTCCTCAGGGGCCGGCCCCGGCCCGGGGGGATGGTCCTTCTGGGCCTATACCCGCCTTCCCTCCTCGAGGCCCTGGGGAAGGGCGAAGAGGAGGAGGGCCAGAAGGCTTAG
- a CDS encoding LCP family protein gives MRRILALLLLAALGALAVWLYPLARPLARYGALPKGLDRPLNLLVLGVSPEYSGYHKRAPERFRGLTDTLLLVRLDPGANRVVVVSIPRDVWVNLPGHGWHKINAANPLGGPELSVRAVEALTGVRVDGYVMVSLEALRRAVDALGGVRLCVERPMHYTDRAAGLRIDLEPGCQRLDGAQAEAYLRFRKDALGDIGRIQRQQAFFQALKEQILSPWGLLRLPQAVAQAEPYVRTDLDRETIGRVLGFALKRPALVSLLLPGRFGNGWAVDQALWEEARRVYFEGQEVAPASSLGRVVAVVYGPGEEERAQEAARRLRAMGFRVLFRPVDQTPGRTEVLENGPGLLARDLAEALGVPYRVSGEAVLGADLTLRLGGDGRGL, from the coding sequence GTGAGGCGGATTCTCGCCCTTCTCCTCCTGGCGGCGCTTGGGGCTTTGGCGGTCTGGCTCTACCCCCTGGCGCGGCCTTTGGCCCGGTACGGGGCCCTGCCTAAGGGCCTGGACCGGCCCCTGAACCTCCTGGTCCTGGGGGTGAGCCCGGAGTACTCCGGCTACCACAAGCGGGCCCCGGAGCGCTTCCGGGGCCTGACCGACACCCTGCTTTTGGTCCGGCTGGACCCCGGGGCGAACCGGGTGGTGGTGGTCTCCATCCCCCGGGACGTCTGGGTCAACCTGCCCGGCCACGGCTGGCACAAGATCAACGCCGCCAACCCCCTGGGGGGGCCGGAGCTTTCCGTGCGGGCGGTGGAGGCGCTCACCGGGGTGCGGGTGGACGGCTACGTGATGGTGAGCCTCGAGGCCCTGCGCCGGGCGGTGGACGCCCTGGGAGGGGTGCGGCTCTGCGTGGAGCGGCCCATGCACTACACCGATAGGGCGGCGGGCCTCCGGATAGACCTCGAGCCCGGGTGCCAGCGGCTGGACGGGGCCCAGGCCGAGGCCTATTTGCGCTTTCGCAAGGACGCCCTGGGGGACATCGGCCGCATCCAGCGCCAGCAGGCCTTCTTCCAAGCCCTGAAGGAGCAGATCCTTTCCCCTTGGGGGCTTCTCCGCCTGCCCCAGGCGGTGGCCCAGGCCGAGCCTTATGTTCGCACCGACCTGGACCGGGAAACGATCGGCCGGGTCCTGGGCTTCGCCCTGAAGCGGCCCGCCCTGGTGTCCCTCCTCCTGCCCGGGCGCTTCGGGAACGGCTGGGCCGTGGACCAGGCCCTTTGGGAGGAGGCGCGGCGGGTGTACTTTGAGGGCCAGGAGGTGGCCCCGGCCTCCTCCTTGGGCCGGGTGGTGGCCGTGGTCTACGGCCCGGGGGAGGAGGAGCGGGCCCAGGAGGCGGCCCGGCGGCTTAGGGCGATGGGCTTCCGGGTGCTCTTTCGCCCCGTGGACCAAACCCCTGGGAGGACCGAGGTCCTGGAGAACGGCCCCGGCCTCCTGGCCCGGGACCTGGCGGAGGCCCTGGGGGTGCCTTATCGGGTCTCCGGCGAGGCGGTTTTGGGGGCGGACCTCACCTTGCGCCTTGGCGGGGACGGCCGCGGCCTTTAG
- a CDS encoding Ppx/GppA phosphatase family protein gives MLHFLQDTRRLGVLDLGSGTARLVVYAYAPGRYFHQVDELREPVRLGEGLAKGSLSPEALKRGARALRLFADFARAVGLAQEEVVALATSALRDGQGGEALLEEAARLGLPLRVISGEEEARYGVLAVANSFPFSEAWVVDQGGGSAQVSRMEGRRFAGGRALPLGVLRLKEAFWTQDPPSAREVQALRRHVRAHLKGLPSGTGLPLVAMGGTVRALARLHQKQSRYPLDLLHGYFLPLEALKELKEVLLALPLKKRKELEGLQPDRAETVPVGAVFYEALLETLGLPGLYVSGQGIREGAFYERFLPPPHLLQEVRGFFVEALFHRYPFDPLHRDRVAALALALFDGLAPLHRLGPAARRLLHEAALLHDIGMHVGYLDHHKHGAYLVLSEPLPGLTHKEQALLALLVRYHRRGKPEFGALKPLFAKEDKDLLLKLSALLRLAEHLERPRTGRVRGVRLEIGERVRLRLEASEEPWVEVLETEKQAGLFAKAFGRGLEVVWP, from the coding sequence ATGCTTCATTTCCTCCAAGATACTCGCCGGCTGGGGGTCCTGGACCTGGGAAGCGGGACGGCCCGGCTGGTGGTCTACGCCTACGCCCCGGGCCGGTACTTCCACCAGGTGGACGAGCTGAGGGAGCCAGTCCGGCTGGGGGAGGGGCTCGCGAAAGGAAGCCTGAGCCCAGAGGCCCTAAAGCGGGGGGCGCGGGCCCTCCGCCTCTTCGCCGACTTCGCCCGGGCGGTGGGCCTGGCCCAGGAGGAGGTGGTGGCCCTCGCCACCTCCGCCCTCCGGGACGGCCAGGGCGGGGAGGCCCTCCTGGAGGAGGCGGCCCGGCTGGGCCTCCCCTTGCGGGTCATCTCCGGGGAGGAGGAGGCCCGGTACGGGGTCCTGGCCGTGGCCAACAGCTTCCCCTTCTCCGAGGCCTGGGTGGTGGACCAGGGGGGCGGAAGCGCCCAGGTCTCCCGGATGGAAGGGCGCCGGTTCGCGGGAGGCCGGGCCCTTCCCCTGGGGGTCCTGCGGCTCAAGGAGGCCTTCTGGACCCAGGACCCTCCCTCGGCCCGGGAGGTCCAGGCCCTAAGGCGGCACGTGCGGGCCCACCTAAAGGGCCTCCCCTCGGGAACCGGCCTGCCCCTGGTGGCCATGGGGGGGACGGTCCGGGCCCTGGCCCGGCTCCACCAGAAGCAAAGCCGCTACCCCCTGGACCTCCTGCACGGCTACTTCCTCCCCCTCGAGGCCCTAAAGGAGCTCAAGGAGGTGCTCCTGGCCCTACCCCTAAAGAAGCGGAAGGAGCTGGAGGGGCTCCAGCCCGACCGGGCGGAGACCGTCCCCGTGGGGGCGGTGTTCTACGAGGCCCTCTTGGAGACCCTGGGGCTTCCCGGCCTCTATGTGAGCGGCCAGGGCATCCGGGAAGGGGCCTTTTACGAGCGGTTTCTGCCCCCGCCCCACCTTCTTCAGGAGGTGCGGGGCTTCTTCGTGGAGGCCCTTTTCCACCGCTACCCCTTTGACCCCCTCCACCGGGACCGGGTGGCGGCTTTGGCCCTGGCCCTCTTTGACGGCCTGGCCCCCCTGCACCGCCTGGGCCCCGCCGCCCGGAGGCTCCTCCATGAGGCCGCCCTCCTCCACGACATCGGGATGCACGTGGGCTATCTGGACCACCACAAGCACGGGGCCTACCTGGTCCTCTCCGAGCCCCTCCCCGGCCTCACCCACAAGGAGCAGGCCCTGCTGGCCCTTCTGGTCCGCTACCACCGCCGGGGCAAGCCGGAGTTCGGGGCCCTCAAGCCCCTCTTCGCCAAGGAGGACAAGGACCTCCTCCTGAAGCTCTCCGCCCTGTTGCGCCTGGCCGAGCACCTGGAGCGCCCCCGCACGGGCCGGGTGCGGGGGGTGCGCCTGGAGATCGGGGAGCGGGTCCGCCTCCGCCTCGAGGCCTCCGAGGAACCCTGGGTGGAGGTCCTGGAGACGGAGAAGCAGGCGGGCCTCTTCGCCAAGGCCTTCGGAAGGGGCCTCGAGGTGGTCTGGCCCTAG
- the hisD gene encoding histidinol dehydrogenase, translated as MILSAEEARARFSARGMEFDLEVEEKVRRILEAVRREGDSALDRISLELDGHKVEEIPRRAWREAYDDLEAGLRDALETAKERIVAFYQEELRGGFLRADREGVLGQVVRPLSRVGVYVPGGTAPLLSSLLMSALPARVAGVGEVLVATPPPVHPGILAAAWVAGVDRVFAVGGAQAIAAFAYGTERIPRVDKVVGPGNRYVVAAKRLVYGVVGIDGLAGPTETLIVADGSASPRLLAADLLAQAEHGPDAEPWLLSPDRALLEKVEAELLRQLPALPRAEVARKALENGGLVHTRDLEEALELANLYAPEHLCLAVADPLAYLGLVQNAGGVFLGEGSPEALGDYIAGPSHVMPTAGTARFQGGLSVRDFLKVIPVVGLRPEGAAELARKAVLLARTEELEAHARALELRS; from the coding sequence ATGATCCTGAGCGCCGAGGAGGCCCGGGCGCGGTTCTCGGCCCGGGGGATGGAGTTTGACCTCGAGGTGGAGGAGAAGGTCCGCCGCATCCTGGAGGCGGTGCGCCGGGAAGGGGATTCGGCCTTGGACCGGATCAGCCTGGAGCTGGACGGGCACAAGGTGGAGGAGATCCCCCGGAGGGCCTGGCGGGAGGCCTACGACGACCTCGAGGCCGGCCTCCGGGACGCCCTGGAGACGGCCAAGGAGCGCATCGTGGCCTTCTACCAGGAGGAGCTCCGGGGCGGCTTCCTCCGGGCCGACCGGGAGGGGGTCCTGGGCCAGGTGGTCCGGCCCCTCTCCCGCGTGGGGGTCTACGTCCCCGGGGGGACGGCCCCTCTCCTTTCCAGCCTTCTCATGAGCGCCCTGCCCGCCCGGGTGGCCGGGGTGGGGGAGGTGCTGGTGGCCACCCCGCCCCCCGTCCACCCCGGCATCCTGGCCGCGGCCTGGGTGGCGGGGGTGGACCGGGTCTTCGCCGTGGGGGGGGCTCAGGCCATCGCCGCCTTCGCCTACGGCACGGAGCGCATCCCCCGGGTGGACAAGGTGGTGGGGCCGGGGAACCGGTACGTGGTGGCGGCCAAGCGCCTGGTCTACGGCGTGGTAGGCATAGACGGCCTGGCCGGCCCCACCGAGACCCTGATCGTGGCGGACGGCTCCGCCTCCCCCCGGCTTCTGGCCGCCGACCTCCTGGCCCAGGCGGAGCACGGGCCGGACGCCGAGCCCTGGCTCCTCTCCCCGGACCGGGCCCTTTTGGAGAAGGTGGAGGCCGAGCTCCTGCGCCAGCTCCCGGCCCTTCCCCGCGCCGAGGTGGCCCGGAAGGCCCTGGAGAACGGGGGGCTGGTCCACACCCGGGACCTGGAGGAGGCCCTGGAGCTGGCCAACCTCTACGCCCCGGAGCACCTCTGCCTGGCGGTGGCCGACCCCCTGGCCTACCTGGGCCTGGTCCAGAACGCCGGGGGGGTCTTCCTGGGGGAGGGGAGCCCCGAGGCCCTGGGGGACTACATCGCCGGGCCCAGCCACGTGATGCCCACCGCGGGCACGGCCCGCTTCCAGGGGGGGCTTTCCGTGCGAGACTTCCTCAAGGTGATCCCCGTGGTGGGGCTCCGGCCGGAGGGGGCGGCGGAGCTGGCCCGGAAGGCCGTCCTCCTGGCCCGGACCGAGGAGCTGGAGGCCCACGCCCGGGCCCTCGAGCTGAGGTCATGA
- a CDS encoding MFS transporter: protein MRLPKEIYALGLVSLLMDVASEMVYPLLPLFLVSLGAGTAAVGLVEGVAEATASLFKVVGGRLSDRLGARRPLLLLGYGLPALFRPVLALAQSPWHVLLYRFLDRTGKGLRTAPRDALLAELAPREALGRAYGLHRGMDTLGATLGPLLAALLLPLLGVRGVFWLSALPALLAALLVLLGVREKPAPPKSLPPLRLRRFSPGYRRFLLVSGVFTLALSSNAFLLLRLKELGLSEERVTLVYTLYNLAYALLAYPLGGLGDRVGLRRLVGAGFLVYALVYLGFAWAQAPWQGVGLMLLYALYSAAFEGGSRAYLATLVPEEEKGSAIGLYHTLTGVLLLPASLLFGVLWQALGARAAFGAGAGLSLLALLLFALPQGLEEGRRV, encoded by the coding sequence ATGAGGCTTCCCAAGGAGATCTATGCCCTGGGCCTGGTCAGCCTCCTCATGGACGTGGCCAGCGAGATGGTCTACCCCCTCCTGCCCCTCTTCCTGGTGAGCCTGGGGGCGGGGACGGCGGCGGTGGGCCTGGTGGAGGGGGTGGCGGAGGCCACGGCGAGCCTCTTCAAGGTGGTGGGGGGAAGGCTTTCCGACCGCCTGGGGGCCCGGCGACCCCTTCTCCTTTTGGGCTACGGGCTTCCCGCCCTCTTCCGGCCCGTCTTGGCCCTGGCGCAAAGCCCCTGGCACGTCCTCCTCTACCGCTTTTTGGACCGGACCGGCAAGGGCTTGCGCACCGCCCCCCGGGACGCCCTCCTGGCCGAGCTCGCCCCCCGGGAGGCCCTGGGACGGGCCTACGGCCTCCACCGGGGGATGGACACCCTGGGGGCCACCCTGGGCCCTCTCCTCGCCGCCCTCCTCCTGCCCCTTCTTGGGGTGCGGGGGGTCTTCTGGCTCTCCGCCCTCCCCGCCCTCCTGGCCGCCCTCCTGGTCCTCCTCGGGGTGCGGGAGAAGCCCGCGCCGCCCAAGTCCCTTCCGCCCCTGAGGCTTAGGCGGTTCTCCCCGGGGTACCGCCGCTTCCTCCTGGTCTCGGGGGTCTTCACCCTGGCCCTCTCCTCCAACGCCTTTCTGCTCCTGAGGCTCAAGGAGCTGGGCCTTTCCGAGGAGCGGGTGACCCTGGTCTACACCCTGTACAACCTGGCCTACGCCCTCTTGGCCTACCCCCTGGGGGGGCTGGGGGACCGGGTGGGCCTGAGGCGGCTGGTGGGGGCGGGGTTTCTGGTCTACGCCCTGGTCTACCTGGGCTTCGCCTGGGCCCAGGCCCCCTGGCAGGGGGTGGGGCTGATGCTCCTCTACGCCCTCTACTCCGCGGCCTTTGAGGGGGGAAGCCGGGCCTACCTGGCCACCCTGGTCCCGGAGGAGGAGAAGGGGAGCGCCATCGGGCTCTACCACACCCTCACCGGGGTCCTGCTCCTGCCGGCGAGCCTCCTCTTCGGGGTCCTCTGGCAGGCCCTGGGGGCGCGGGCGGCCTTCGGGGCGGGGGCGGGGCTAAGCCTTCTGGCCCTCCTCCTCTTCGCCCTTCCCCAGGGCCTCGAGGAGGGAAGGCGGGTATAG
- a CDS encoding ABC transporter substrate-binding protein, with protein sequence MRIHHDLLGEVVLKDEPRRVVSLAPHATDSLFALGLGGLLVGRSAFCHRPAQALSLPVLGSYTRAREELLAELAPDLVLLGTGVQRGLALSLKEKGFPVFVLPLPSSPFGILENLELLAGLLGVPERATPLVQFLSKRYLALANRFRLRVYLEIDLGGPVTVGRGSYIAAALRHMGLHPVFGDVPQAYFTPDLAEVEGRAPDLFIYEPKPWRSRPQEAARRLMEERGWRLPLVVTDGDELAHFGPMFFGFLEKLAERVARTLGEA encoded by the coding sequence ATGAGGATCCACCACGACCTCCTGGGGGAGGTGGTCCTGAAGGACGAGCCCCGCCGGGTGGTGAGCCTCGCCCCCCACGCCACGGACAGCCTCTTTGCCCTGGGGCTGGGCGGGCTTCTGGTGGGGCGGAGCGCCTTCTGCCACCGGCCGGCCCAGGCCCTCTCCTTGCCGGTCCTGGGCTCCTACACCCGGGCGCGGGAGGAACTTCTGGCCGAACTCGCCCCCGATCTGGTCCTCCTGGGCACGGGGGTCCAGCGGGGCCTGGCCCTCTCCCTGAAGGAGAAGGGGTTTCCCGTCTTCGTCCTTCCCCTTCCCTCGAGCCCCTTTGGGATTCTGGAGAACCTCGAGCTCCTGGCGGGCCTCCTGGGGGTCCCCGAGCGGGCCACCCCCCTGGTCCAGTTCCTCTCCAAGCGGTACCTGGCCCTGGCCAACCGCTTCCGCCTCCGGGTCTACCTGGAGATAGACCTGGGTGGTCCCGTCACCGTGGGCCGGGGGAGCTACATCGCCGCCGCTTTGCGCCACATGGGCCTCCACCCGGTCTTCGGCGACGTCCCCCAGGCCTACTTCACCCCCGACCTGGCCGAGGTGGAAGGGCGGGCCCCCGACCTCTTCATCTACGAGCCCAAGCCTTGGCGGAGCCGCCCCCAGGAGGCGGCCCGGCGGCTCATGGAGGAGAGGGGGTGGCGGCTTCCTTTGGTGGTGACGGACGGGGACGAGCTGGCCCACTTCGGCCCCATGTTCTTCGGCTTCCTAGAGAAGCTGGCCGAGCGGGTGGCCCGGACCTTAGGGGAAGCTTAA